In Microcaecilia unicolor chromosome 1, aMicUni1.1, whole genome shotgun sequence, the following are encoded in one genomic region:
- the LOC115465319 gene encoding gastrula zinc finger protein XlCGF8.2DB-like, protein MHTGERPFSCSECERSFTCKKYLIAHQKIHFERPFSCSECEKSFIEKAHLISHQKMHTGERPFSCSECGKSFTERRHLIYHQKRHSSERLFSCSECEKSFIEKAYLICHQKVHTGEKPFSCSECEKSFTEKRQLESHQKTHTGERPFSCSECKKSFVDKRRLMVHQKIHSAERSFLCSECKKGFTCKKYLLAHQKLHTSERRFSCSECKKRFLERSHLKSHQKIHTGERPFSCSECRKSFTCKRYLIAHQKIHNDQRPLSYSECKNSFTEKARLISHQKIHTGERPFPCSRCDKRFIGKRQLIFHQMTHTDLADGYWPYGGL, encoded by the coding sequence ATGCACACTGGTGAGAGACCATTTTCATGCTCTGAATGTGAAAGAAGCTTCACTTGCAAGAAATATCTAATAGCTCACCAGAAAATCCACTTTGAGAGACCATTTTCTTGTTCTGAATGTGAGAAAAGCTTCATTGAAAAAGCACATCTAATATCTCATCAGAAAATGCACACAGGTGAGAGACCATTTTCATGTTCAGAATGTGGGAAAAGCTTCACTGAGAGAAGACATTTAATTTATCACCAGAAACGTCACAGTAGTGAGAGACTATTTTCTTGTTCTGAATGTGAGAAAAGCTTCATTGAGAAAGCATATCTAATATGTCATCAGAAAGTGCATACAGGTGAGAAACCTTTTtcatgttcagaatgtgagaaaagcTTTACTGAAAAAAGACAACTAGAATCTCATCAGAAAACACACACTGGTGAGAGACCATTTTCATGCTCTGAATGTAAGAAAAGCTTTGTTGACAAAAGACGACTAATGGTTCATCAGAAAATACACAGTGCTGAAAGATCGTTTTTGTGCTCTGAATGTAAGAAAGGTTTCACTTGCAAGAAATATCTACTAGCTCACCAGAAACTCCACACTAGTGAGAGACGATTTTCATGTTCAGAATGTAAAAAACGTTTTCTTGAGAGGAGTCATCTAAAATCTCATCAGAAAATACACACTGGTGAGAGACCATTTTCATGTTCAGAATGTAGGAAAAGCTTCACTTGCAAGAGATATTTAATAGCTCACCAAAAAATCCACAATGATCAGAGACCACTTTCATATTCTGAATGTAAGAACAGCTTTACAGAGAAAGCACGACTAATATCTCATCAGAAAATACACACTGGTGAGAGACCATTCCCTTGTTCTAGATGTGACAAAAGGTTTATTGGGAAGAGACAACTAATATTTCATCAGATGACACACACAG
- the LOC115465403 gene encoding gastrula zinc finger protein XlCGF26.1-like, translated as MQKELSVEGFVFQIPVIFEDIAIYFSQKEWEDLEECQKKLYKDVMKENYQILTSLGADFLTVTPDIISYIERGEELYIRNESGSEERETGKSSCPEKDDPRSCNTETHHWKLSKNLEENKVFADEVGEDTPFSDWGSKCRNQFISEKKQRNSTENSGLCEQSASNVIYTVEGERNQRTKQKCACEICDIFFSNHVILKSKQRSDVEERPCTFTDCEDSFSQKSENELQKTHREIQTLTCLQDGEDFTEKEELMQPRNINEEEVITDSDYGKDFIKKTDLKKHENIHTDKRLLSQSKCVKSSISKRNLTYKQKIHTGGRPFPCSECERSFTEEGRLISHQKIHTGERPFLCSKCKKCFTCKRYLIAHQKLHTSERLYLCSECEKSFTEKRQLKCHQIVHTDVRPFSCSECKKSFSTSGRLRHHQKIHSEKRFSCSECEKSFTEEGRLITHLKMHTGERPFSCSECEKGFTCKKYLLAHQKIHFERPFSCSECEKSFIEKAYLISHQKRTQRFSQSECVKSLVSERNITYQQKIHTGDRPFSCSECERSFTEEGRLISHQKIHTGERPYSCSECDKSFTERGRLTSHQKSILRTIFLF; from the exons GAGCAGACTTTCTGACTGTCACCCCTGATATTATATCCTACATTGAACGAGGGGAAGAACTGTACATCAGGAATGAGTCGGGATCAGAGGAAAGAGAAACTGGGAAAAGCAGCTGCCCAG aAAAGGATGATCCCAGAAGCTGTAATACAGAGACACATCATTGGAAACTCAGCAAGAATCTGGAAGAAAACAAGGTGTTTGCAGATGAAGTTGGAGAGGATACTCCCTTTTCTGACTGGGGAAGTAAGTGCAGGAATCAATTTATCTCTGAAAAGAAGCAAAGAAATTCAACAGAAAACTCGGGTCTGTGTGAGCAAAGTGCCAGTAATGTGATATACACTGTGGAAGGAGAAAGAAACcagagaacaaaacaaaaatgtgcatGTGAGATATGTGATATATTCTTCAGCAATCATGTGATTCTAAAATCAAAACAGAGATCTGATGTTGAAGAGAGACCATGTACATTTACAGACTGTGAGGATTCTTTCAGTCAGAAGTCAGAAAATGAACTGCAGAAAacacacagagaaatacaaacttTGACTTGTTTACAAGATGGTGAAGATTTTACTGAGAAGGAAGAACTAATGCAACCCCGGAATATCAATGAAGAGGAAGTGATCACAGATAGTGATTATGGAAAAGACTTCATTAAAAAAACAGACCTCAAAAAGCATGAGAACATCCATACAGATAAGAGATTACTTTCACAGTCTAAATGTGTTAAAAGCTCGATTAGTAAGAGAAATCTCACATATAAACAGAAAATCCACACTGGTGGCAGACCATTCCCATGCTCTGAATGTGAAAGAAGCTTCACTGAGGAAGGACGACTGATATCTCACCAGAAAATCCACACTGGTGAGAGACCGTTTTTGTGTTCTAAATGTAAGAAATGCTTCACTTGTAAGAGATACCTAATAGCTCACCAGAAACTCCACACTAGTGAAAGACTATATttatgttcagaatgtgagaaaagtTTCACTGAGAAGAGACAACTAAAATGTCATCAGATAGTACACACTGATGTGAGACCATTTTCATGTTCAGAATGTAAGAAAAGCTTCAGTACGAGTGGACGACTAAGACATCATCAAAAAATCCACTCTGAAAAACGATTTTCATGTTCTGAATGTGAGAAAAGTTTTACTGAGGAAGGACGACTAATAACTCATCTAAAAATGCACACTGGTGAAAGACCATTTTCATGCTCTGAATGTGAGAAAGGCTTCACTTGCAAGAAATATCTATTAGCTCACCAGAAAATCCACTTTGAGAGACCATTTTCTTGTTCTGAATGTGAGAAAAGCTTCATTGAAAAAGCATATCTAATATCTCATCAGAAACGCACACAG AGATTTTCACAGTCTGAATGTGTAAAAAGTTTAGTTAGTGAGAGAAATATCACATATCAACAGAAAATCCACACTGGTGACAGACCATTCTCATGTTCTGAATGTGAGAGAAGCTTCACTGAGGAAGGACGGCTGATATCTCACCAGAAAATCCACACTGGTGAGAGACCGTATtcatgttcagaatgtgataaaagcttcactgAGCGAGGACGATTAACGAGTCATCAAAAATCCATACTGAGAACGATTTTCCTGTTCTGA